The proteins below come from a single Erythrobacter sp. SG61-1L genomic window:
- the pspA gene encoding phage shock protein PspA, translating to MGIFSRTRDIIAANFSDLLDQAEDPAKMIRMIILEMEETLVEVRASAARTIADQKEMHRHTMKLERLQADWGEKAQLALSKAREDLARAALVEKRKAGDMAEQLRAEITVLDDALRAYEDDIQKLQNRLREARSRQSQIAARLESAENRVKLRTLLATERVDEAMARFDQLERRVDYAEGRADALRIAEGGQPSLADEINALAGSDKIDEELEEMKRALGMGDESKGG from the coding sequence ATGGGCATTTTCTCTCGTACCCGCGACATCATCGCCGCCAATTTCAGCGATCTGCTGGATCAGGCCGAAGACCCGGCCAAGATGATCCGCATGATCATTCTGGAAATGGAGGAAACGCTGGTGGAAGTTCGCGCCAGTGCGGCGCGCACAATTGCGGACCAGAAGGAAATGCACCGTCACACGATGAAGCTGGAACGGCTTCAGGCGGATTGGGGCGAAAAGGCCCAGCTTGCCCTGTCCAAGGCCCGCGAAGACCTGGCGCGTGCAGCGCTGGTCGAAAAGCGCAAGGCAGGCGACATGGCCGAACAGCTCAGGGCGGAAATCACCGTGCTGGACGATGCCCTGCGCGCCTATGAGGATGACATCCAGAAACTGCAGAACCGCCTGCGCGAAGCCCGCAGCCGCCAGAGCCAGATCGCAGCGCGGCTGGAAAGCGCGGAAAACCGCGTGAAGCTGCGCACCCTGCTCGCCACCGAACGGGTGGACGAGGCAATGGCCCGCTTCGACCAGTTGGAGCGCCGGGTGGATTATGCCGAAGGCCGCGCCGATGCGCTGCGGATTGCCGAAGGCGGCCAGCCGAGCCTGGCCGACGAGATCAACGCCCTCGCCGGATCGGACAAGATCGACGAGGAACTGGAAGAAATGAAGCGTGCGCTCGGCATGGGCGACGAAAGCAAGGGGGGCTAA
- the pspB gene encoding envelope stress response membrane protein PspB: MDDALIPMVAILGLFVGLPWIILHYITKWKTAATITTDDEVLLEELYQLARRLDERMDTVERLVASDHSDFKPARIHHDLEVDNQRLRELDRMLAEKGDRK; the protein is encoded by the coding sequence ATGGATGACGCACTTATTCCGATGGTTGCCATCCTGGGCCTGTTCGTCGGCCTTCCCTGGATCATCCTTCACTACATCACCAAGTGGAAGACCGCGGCGACGATCACCACCGACGATGAAGTCCTGCTGGAGGAACTCTACCAGCTCGCCCGTCGCCTGGATGAGCGCATGGACACGGTCGAGCGGCTCGTCGCATCCGACCATTCGGACTTCAAACCCGCACGCATTCACCACGATCTGGAAGTGGACAACCAGCGCCTGCGCGAACTCGATCGCATGCTGGCTGAAAAGGGAGACCGCAAGTGA
- the pspC gene encoding envelope stress response membrane protein PspC: MNSPRTMLYRDTQNGKVFGVCAGIADYTGVNVLWIRLATVALTVMGVGFIPLAYFALAMFVQKKPADLYVDRDEQKYWQRVRQSPKRTAREIRARFRDIDRRLAEVESYYVSSNPRLSAEIENLR; encoded by the coding sequence GTGAATAGCCCCCGCACAATGCTTTACCGCGACACGCAGAATGGCAAAGTCTTCGGCGTCTGCGCAGGTATTGCAGACTATACCGGCGTCAACGTCCTGTGGATCAGGCTGGCTACTGTCGCACTGACGGTGATGGGCGTGGGCTTCATCCCGCTGGCCTATTTCGCATTGGCCATGTTCGTCCAGAAGAAGCCGGCAGACCTTTATGTGGACCGGGACGAGCAGAAATACTGGCAGCGTGTGCGCCAGTCGCCCAAGCGCACCGCGCGCGAAATCCGCGCCCGTTTCCGCGACATCGACCGGCGTCTGGCCGAGGTGGAAAGCTATTACGTCTCCAGCAATCCGCGCCTTTCCGCGGAAATCGAAAACCTGCGCTGA
- a CDS encoding SufE family protein, with the protein MRSLDDIREEYEFLEGDERYRLLIELGRELEDMPDALKTDATLVRGCSAKVWVYPTQAGEALHFLADSNAAITKGIVALVLSAVQDKPASEVAAMDITAALEPFELKKQLSSNRTQGVPNMIALVKEHAARIAAAG; encoded by the coding sequence ATGCGCAGCCTTGACGACATCCGCGAAGAATACGAATTCCTTGAGGGCGACGAACGCTATCGCCTGTTGATCGAACTCGGCCGCGAGCTGGAAGACATGCCCGATGCACTGAAAACCGATGCCACGCTGGTGCGCGGCTGTTCAGCCAAGGTCTGGGTCTATCCCACTCAGGCGGGCGAAGCATTGCACTTCCTGGCAGACAGCAACGCCGCGATCACCAAGGGCATTGTTGCGCTGGTGCTGAGCGCGGTGCAGGACAAGCCCGCATCGGAAGTGGCGGCGATGGACATCACGGCCGCGCTGGAACCGTTCGAGCTGAAAAAACAGCTCAGTTCCAACCGCACGCAGGGCGTGCCCAACATGATCGCACTGGTGAAAGAACACGCCGCCCGAATCGCTGCGGCGGGCTAA
- a CDS encoding sterol desaturase family protein: protein MDALLPLLIVIATAAAMEGVAWGSHKYIMHGWGWGWHRDHHEPHENLLEKNDLYAIVGAALSISMFAVGSPWVMGADAWWPGTWIGLGVLVYGIIYTLVHDGLVHQRYFRYVPRSGYLKRLVQAHNLHHATVGKEGGVSFGFLVARDPAQLKAELKRQREAGVAVVRDSAGA, encoded by the coding sequence ATGGATGCGCTTCTTCCCCTGCTTATCGTGATCGCTACCGCCGCTGCCATGGAAGGCGTGGCCTGGGGCAGCCATAAATATATCATGCATGGCTGGGGCTGGGGCTGGCACCGTGACCACCACGAGCCGCACGAAAACCTGCTGGAGAAGAACGATCTCTACGCCATCGTCGGCGCCGCGCTGAGCATTTCGATGTTCGCCGTGGGCAGCCCCTGGGTGATGGGCGCAGATGCGTGGTGGCCTGGCACCTGGATCGGGCTGGGCGTGCTGGTCTACGGGATCATCTACACGCTGGTACATGATGGCCTCGTTCATCAGCGCTATTTTCGCTATGTTCCGCGCAGCGGCTATCTCAAGCGACTGGTGCAGGCCCACAACCTCCACCACGCGACCGTGGGCAAGGAAGGTGGGGTCAGCTTCGGCTTCCTGGTGGCGCGCGATCCGGCACAGCTGAAGGCCGAACTGAAGCGCCAGCGCGAGGCGGGCGTCGCCGTGGTGCGCGACAGCGCGGGGGCTTAA
- a CDS encoding thioesterase family protein → MSAAPYKFPITILPSDIDFMGHVNNARYLSWVQDAVLSHWKKLAPADTAASRLWVALKHEITYRKPAFLDDEVIARTVLEQVHGARAFYHTIIERGEEVLAEVQSCWCCIDAETLRPARIGEEIRRFFFQPKD, encoded by the coding sequence ATGTCAGCAGCTCCGTACAAGTTCCCGATCACGATCCTGCCCAGCGATATCGACTTCATGGGCCACGTGAATAACGCCCGCTATCTCAGCTGGGTGCAGGATGCCGTGCTCTCGCACTGGAAGAAGCTGGCTCCGGCGGATACCGCTGCCTCGCGCCTTTGGGTCGCACTGAAGCACGAGATTACCTATCGCAAACCCGCTTTCCTCGATGACGAGGTGATTGCCCGCACCGTGCTGGAACAGGTGCATGGCGCCCGCGCCTTTTATCACACGATCATCGAGCGGGGGGAGGAAGTGCTGGCCGAAGTGCAGTCCTGCTGGTGCTGCATCGATGCTGAAACGCTGCGGCCTGCGCGGATCGGTGAAGAAATTCGCCGGTTCTTTTTCCAGCCGAAGGATTGA
- the leuC gene encoding 3-isopropylmalate dehydratase large subunit produces MASRPRTLYEKIWDAHEVERREDGTSILFIDRHLVHEVTSPQAFEALRLSGRKVRRPELTLAVPDHNLPTTARVDAAGKRIPIADAESAQQLAALEKNAPEFGVRYIGPTDINQGIVHVVGPETAFSLPGATIVCGDSHTSCHGGIGALAFGIGTSEVEHVLATQTLLLKQSKTMEIRVEGELLPGVTAKDLILHIIGVIGTAGGTGHVIEYRGKAFEDMSIESRLTVCNMSIEGGARAGLVAPDEKTFAYLKGRQYAPKGEDWDRAVAWWASLRTDEGATFDKSVVIDAADVQPTVTWGTSPEDTVAIGGVVPAPESFADPSKQKAAQASLDYMGLEPGQKMTDIEVQNIFIGSCTNSRIEDLRAAAKVLKGRKKADNVKWAIVVPGSGLVKHQAEEEGLDKIFIEAGLEWREPGCSACLGMNPDKVPAGERCASTSNRNFVGRQGPGARTHLVSPAMAAAAAVTGRLTDVRELVD; encoded by the coding sequence ATGGCCAGCCGACCCCGCACCCTTTACGAGAAGATCTGGGACGCTCACGAAGTTGAGCGCCGTGAAGACGGCACTAGCATCCTGTTCATCGACCGCCACCTCGTCCACGAGGTGACCAGCCCGCAGGCATTCGAGGCGCTTCGCCTCAGCGGCCGCAAGGTCCGCCGCCCGGAGCTGACACTGGCGGTCCCCGATCACAATCTGCCGACCACCGCCCGCGTTGACGCAGCGGGCAAGCGCATTCCCATCGCGGATGCCGAAAGCGCCCAGCAGCTCGCCGCGCTGGAAAAGAACGCGCCTGAATTCGGCGTGCGCTATATCGGGCCGACGGACATCAATCAGGGCATCGTGCATGTGGTGGGGCCGGAAACGGCCTTCTCCCTACCCGGCGCCACCATCGTCTGCGGCGACAGCCACACCTCCTGCCATGGCGGTATCGGCGCGCTGGCCTTCGGCATCGGCACCAGCGAGGTCGAGCATGTGCTGGCCACGCAGACGCTGCTGCTCAAGCAGTCGAAGACGATGGAAATCCGCGTCGAGGGCGAATTGCTGCCCGGCGTGACCGCCAAGGATCTGATCCTGCACATCATCGGCGTGATCGGCACGGCCGGCGGCACCGGCCATGTGATCGAATATCGCGGCAAGGCTTTCGAGGACATGTCAATCGAAAGCCGCCTGACGGTGTGCAACATGTCGATCGAAGGCGGTGCCCGCGCCGGCCTCGTCGCGCCTGACGAGAAGACCTTCGCCTATCTCAAGGGCCGCCAATATGCACCCAAGGGCGAAGACTGGGATCGTGCCGTGGCGTGGTGGGCCAGCCTGCGCACCGATGAAGGCGCGACCTTCGACAAAAGCGTGGTGATCGACGCAGCCGATGTGCAGCCCACCGTTACATGGGGCACCAGCCCGGAAGACACCGTCGCCATCGGCGGCGTGGTTCCGGCGCCGGAAAGCTTTGCCGATCCTTCCAAGCAGAAGGCCGCACAGGCCAGCCTTGACTATATGGGGCTGGAGCCGGGCCAGAAGATGACGGACATCGAAGTCCAGAACATCTTCATCGGTTCGTGCACCAACAGCCGGATCGAGGATCTGCGCGCCGCCGCCAAGGTTCTGAAGGGCCGCAAGAAGGCCGACAACGTCAAATGGGCTATTGTCGTGCCCGGCTCCGGCCTGGTGAAGCATCAGGCCGAGGAAGAGGGTCTGGACAAGATCTTCATCGAAGCGGGCCTGGAATGGCGCGAACCGGGCTGTTCGGCCTGCCTCGGCATGAACCCGGACAAGGTGCCCGCAGGCGAGCGCTGCGCCAGCACCAGCAACCGCAACTTCGTAGGCCGTCAGGGCCCCGGCGCGCGCACGCACCTCGTCAGCCCGGCAATGGCGGCCGCCGCCGCCGTCACCGGCCGCCTTACCGATGTGAGGGAGCTGGTGGATTGA
- a CDS encoding isopropylmalate isomerase gives MTDNTPKSEKSKNRAAKSDSGMGVGTKAAIAGAAIGIGSAAVAAAVMFANRRKHKNKPEQLPPIPSGEPPETD, from the coding sequence ATGACCGACAACACACCGAAGAGCGAGAAGTCGAAGAACCGGGCTGCCAAGTCCGATTCCGGCATGGGCGTGGGCACAAAGGCTGCCATTGCGGGCGCGGCAATCGGGATCGGTTCCGCCGCCGTCGCCGCCGCAGTGATGTTCGCCAACCGCCGCAAGCATAAGAACAAGCCCGAACAATTGCCGCCCATTCCCTCGGGCGAGCCTCCGGAGACCGATTGA
- the leuD gene encoding 3-isopropylmalate dehydratase small subunit, whose protein sequence is MEPVRQVEGRAYPFGMKNVDTDIIIPAHWLKTISREGLGRGAFEALRKDPANVFDREDVKGAPIIVAGDNFGCGSSREHAAWALLDMGVKAVIAPSFSDIFSGNAFKNGILTVVLPQEAIDRLMEVAETDPISIDLEHQTVTTPFQDRFNFEIDPFRKHCLLEGLDEVGMTLARSDTISAYEARQAKDMPWFAKGTGLAA, encoded by the coding sequence ATGGAACCCGTGCGCCAGGTTGAAGGCCGCGCCTATCCTTTCGGGATGAAGAATGTCGATACCGACATCATCATTCCCGCCCACTGGCTGAAGACGATCAGCCGCGAGGGCCTCGGCCGCGGCGCTTTCGAAGCGCTGCGCAAGGACCCCGCCAATGTCTTCGACCGGGAAGACGTCAAAGGCGCACCGATCATTGTGGCGGGCGACAATTTCGGCTGCGGATCGAGCCGCGAACATGCCGCATGGGCCTTGCTGGACATGGGTGTGAAGGCCGTGATCGCCCCTAGCTTTTCCGACATCTTTTCCGGCAACGCCTTCAAGAACGGCATTCTTACCGTCGTCCTTCCGCAAGAAGCGATCGACCGGCTGATGGAAGTGGCCGAGACCGATCCGATCTCGATCGACCTCGAGCATCAGACGGTGACGACCCCGTTCCAGGACCGTTTCAATTTCGAGATCGACCCGTTCCGCAAGCATTGCCTGCTGGAAGGGCTGGACGAAGTGGGCATGACTCTGGCCCGCAGCGACACGATTTCGGCCTATGAGGCGCGTCAGGCAAAAGACATGCCCTGGTTCGCCAAGGGAACCGGCCTTGCGGCGTAA
- a CDS encoding DUF1476 domain-containing protein has protein sequence MTDFQDRERAEERKYAMDEETAFRVAARSNKLLGLWAAAKMGLTPEETEAYAKSVVQADFEEAGHEDVIRKVLGDLVGAGIDIDEAGVRAALDEKTVEARRQLMGEV, from the coding sequence ATGACCGATTTCCAGGACCGCGAGCGCGCTGAAGAGCGCAAATATGCAATGGACGAGGAAACCGCTTTCCGCGTGGCCGCGCGCAGCAACAAGCTGCTGGGCCTGTGGGCTGCGGCCAAGATGGGGCTGACCCCGGAAGAGACCGAAGCCTATGCCAAGTCGGTCGTGCAGGCCGATTTCGAAGAAGCCGGCCATGAGGACGTGATCCGCAAGGTTCTGGGCGATCTGGTTGGCGCCGGCATCGACATCGACGAGGCAGGCGTGCGCGCCGCGCTCGATGAGAAGACCGTCGAAGCCCGCCGCCAGCTGATGGGCGAAGTCTGA
- a CDS encoding BolA family transcriptional regulator, with amino-acid sequence MAMAADDIAALIRAALPDASVEITDLAGDGDHYSARVVSSAFTGKSRVQQHKLVYEALGGRMGGALHALQLTTAVPN; translated from the coding sequence ATGGCGATGGCGGCTGACGATATTGCGGCGCTGATCAGGGCCGCCCTGCCCGATGCGTCGGTGGAAATCACCGACCTTGCTGGCGATGGCGATCATTATTCGGCACGTGTGGTTTCGTCCGCCTTCACGGGCAAAAGCCGCGTGCAGCAGCACAAGCTGGTCTACGAGGCATTGGGCGGTCGCATGGGCGGCGCGCTCCATGCCTTGCAACTGACCACCGCCGTTCCCAACTGA
- the grxD gene encoding Grx4 family monothiol glutaredoxin, with amino-acid sequence MSDTNARISDIVNSNDVVLFMKGTPLFPQCGFSSRAVAILDHLGVAYGSVDVLQDMEIRQGIKSFSDWPTIPQLYVKGEFVGGSDIMMEMFEAGELQQLMQDAQVAKAE; translated from the coding sequence ATGTCCGATACCAATGCCCGCATTTCCGACATCGTGAATTCGAACGACGTCGTCCTGTTCATGAAGGGCACTCCGCTCTTCCCGCAATGTGGCTTTTCCAGCCGCGCGGTGGCGATCCTCGACCATCTCGGCGTGGCCTATGGCAGTGTGGACGTGCTGCAGGACATGGAAATTCGCCAGGGCATCAAGAGCTTTTCCGACTGGCCGACCATCCCCCAGCTCTACGTGAAGGGCGAATTCGTCGGCGGCAGCGACATCATGATGGAAATGTTCGAAGCTGGCGAACTGCAGCAGCTGATGCAGGACGCACAGGTCGCCAAGGCCGAATAA
- a CDS encoding TraR/DksA C4-type zinc finger protein yields MSDYSEVETALKARLVELTARAEEIEDDLRHPLDADSEEQAIDLADDEALAGVDTVLRNEIMATRAALQRIEDGTYGTCANCGGEINEMRLKAQPTATLCINCA; encoded by the coding sequence ATGAGCGATTACAGTGAAGTGGAAACGGCGCTCAAGGCGCGGCTTGTCGAGCTTACCGCGCGTGCCGAAGAGATCGAGGACGACCTGCGTCACCCGCTGGACGCGGATTCGGAAGAGCAGGCAATCGATCTGGCCGATGACGAGGCACTGGCGGGTGTGGATACCGTGCTGCGCAATGAGATCATGGCAACCCGCGCGGCGTTGCAGCGGATCGAAGATGGCACTTACGGCACTTGCGCCAATTGTGGCGGAGAGATCAACGAAATGCGCCTGAAGGCCCAGCCCACGGCGACTTTATGCATCAATTGCGCCTGA
- a CDS encoding choice-of-anchor A family protein, giving the protein MSTRSRLFLLAGAAAFAVSIPAFASTPTGTDILSEWNLVVLGDLVSSSEVEGRTFVGGDLSGNSSNYNISTIPASTNGTPGLTVVGDVNGGTKNLNNGSGAIVGGNVNSGFNLNGATQTVQVGGTISNTNVNQNTVTSGLSASDPAFTQNLQQDKSLIATSVTNLSYDLSTLSPNSDFSIQGNKGVFTAQPDADGVAVFNISSADLDAIGEIQFDLNGAQTAIVNVSGTNITLNDNFLGGTNNLGENVIWNFPDAENLTLTTAFGGSVLAPKADAHTYNYIQGSAVFGSLTQDGEMHVGTYNGGYQYEPPSSSSSGGSSSGGSSSGGTEVPEPGMLALFAAGLAALFFWRRRRVKAA; this is encoded by the coding sequence GTGTCCACCAGATCCAGACTGTTCCTCCTCGCCGGCGCTGCGGCGTTTGCCGTGTCCATTCCCGCCTTCGCATCCACGCCCACCGGCACGGACATCCTGAGCGAATGGAACCTTGTGGTGCTGGGCGATCTCGTCTCTTCCTCCGAAGTGGAAGGGCGCACTTTCGTGGGCGGCGATCTTTCCGGCAATTCCTCGAATTACAATATCTCGACCATTCCTGCCTCGACCAACGGCACGCCCGGCCTGACCGTGGTTGGTGACGTCAATGGCGGAACGAAGAACCTCAACAACGGCTCCGGCGCGATCGTTGGCGGCAACGTCAACAGCGGGTTCAATCTCAATGGCGCGACCCAGACGGTTCAGGTCGGCGGCACGATCAGCAACACGAATGTCAATCAGAACACCGTGACTTCGGGCCTTTCAGCATCCGACCCGGCATTCACCCAGAACCTGCAACAGGACAAGAGCCTGATCGCCACCAGCGTGACCAACCTCTCCTACGATCTGAGCACGCTTTCTCCGAACAGCGATTTCTCGATCCAGGGGAACAAGGGCGTGTTCACTGCCCAGCCCGATGCGGACGGCGTGGCCGTGTTCAATATCAGCTCAGCCGATCTCGACGCCATCGGCGAGATCCAGTTCGACCTTAACGGCGCACAAACCGCCATCGTGAACGTCAGCGGCACGAACATCACGCTGAATGACAACTTTCTCGGCGGAACGAACAATCTGGGCGAAAACGTCATCTGGAACTTCCCGGACGCCGAGAACCTCACCCTGACCACTGCCTTCGGCGGCTCGGTGCTGGCGCCCAAGGCGGATGCCCACACCTATAATTACATTCAGGGCTCGGCCGTCTTCGGCAGCCTCACCCAGGATGGCGAGATGCATGTGGGCACTTATAATGGCGGCTATCAATACGAACCGCCTTCATCGAGCAGTTCCGGCGGATCGTCGTCGGGCGGATCTTCCTCCGGCGGCACCGAAGTGCCGGAACCGGGAATGCTGGCCCTCTTCGCGGCAGGCCTCGCCGCACTGTTCTTTTGGCGCAGGCGGCGGGTGAAGGCAGCCTGA
- a CDS encoding queuosine precursor transporter: MSEHTRRIEGQAGGRRHFRYLDYLMAAFVAILLLSNLIGASKPSYVTLPGGMEWSFGAGVLFFPVSYIIGDVLTEVYGYANARRVIWTGFAALIFMAFMAAVVVALPPADGWPGQEAYEFVFGNSWRIVAASMFAFWAGEFANSFVLAKLKLITGGRFLWVRTIGSTVVGQGLDSLIFYPLAFYGLAGWPPEQLIQVVLSQWLIKTAWEAALTPVTYAVVGFLKRREGVDVYDSDTDFSPFAKNS; the protein is encoded by the coding sequence ATGAGCGAACACACCAGACGCATCGAAGGCCAAGCGGGCGGGCGCAGGCATTTCCGCTATCTCGACTATCTGATGGCCGCCTTCGTCGCCATCCTGCTGCTGTCGAACCTGATCGGCGCGTCCAAGCCCAGCTATGTCACTTTGCCGGGCGGCATGGAATGGTCGTTTGGCGCAGGAGTGCTGTTCTTCCCCGTGAGTTACATCATTGGCGACGTGCTGACCGAAGTTTACGGCTATGCCAATGCCAGGCGCGTAATCTGGACCGGCTTTGCCGCGCTCATTTTCATGGCCTTCATGGCGGCAGTGGTGGTCGCCCTGCCCCCGGCCGATGGCTGGCCGGGCCAGGAAGCCTATGAATTCGTGTTCGGCAACAGCTGGCGGATCGTTGCCGCCTCAATGTTCGCATTTTGGGCGGGCGAATTCGCCAACAGCTTCGTGCTGGCCAAGCTCAAACTGATCACCGGCGGCCGGTTCCTGTGGGTGCGCACCATTGGCTCCACTGTGGTCGGACAAGGGCTGGACAGCCTGATCTTCTATCCGCTGGCCTTTTACGGTCTGGCCGGCTGGCCGCCCGAACAGCTGATACAGGTCGTGCTGTCTCAATGGCTGATCAAGACCGCGTGGGAGGCTGCCCTTACGCCCGTGACCTATGCGGTGGTGGGCTTCCTCAAGCGGCGCGAAGGTGTGGATGTTTATGACAGCGACACCGACTTTTCGCCCTTCGCGAAGAATTCCTGA
- a CDS encoding PspC domain-containing protein: MLDSKSGGSSVKAFHLDRANAKLMGVCGGIGNYAGIDATLVRIGFAAATLLGFGAPVLIYLAIGIIAD; encoded by the coding sequence ATGCTCGACAGCAAGAGCGGTGGATCGTCCGTGAAGGCGTTCCATCTTGATCGGGCGAATGCCAAGCTGATGGGCGTCTGCGGCGGGATCGGCAATTATGCGGGGATCGACGCCACGCTGGTGCGTATCGGCTTCGCCGCCGCAACCCTGCTGGGCTTTGGCGCGCCGGTGCTGATTTATCTCGCAATCGGGATCATTGCAGACTGA
- the recF gene encoding DNA replication/repair protein RecF, with protein MALDRITLAAFRNHRASTIDGTGHFNLLVGENGAGKTNVLEAISLFAPGRGLRRAALSDMAASGGPGGFTVSARLTQPGDAEAVTLGTGTEAGQPGRRLVQINSAPASAVSLGEWLAMTWLTPAMDRLFADSAGARRRYMDRLALALNPGHARLAARHEAALRERNRLLSGPHDPDPRWLDAVEAQLADAGAALARGRATLVARLGAELALLPEEPFARPVLAYVPGGPLDAAALAEALAAGRRRDRAAQRTLTGPQRDELEVTMAGKGQPAALCSTGEQKAMLIAITLAHAGLAAGERPSLLLLDEVAAHLDPVRRAALFERLRAGKAQVWLTGTELTPFAEIRVEAARWRVAAGGVERI; from the coding sequence ATGGCGCTCGACCGCATCACACTTGCCGCCTTTCGCAACCACCGGGCCAGCACAATCGACGGCACCGGGCACTTCAACCTGCTCGTGGGCGAGAACGGCGCAGGCAAGACGAATGTGCTGGAGGCGATCTCCCTTTTCGCGCCCGGCCGTGGCCTGCGGCGGGCGGCCCTTTCGGACATGGCAGCAAGCGGCGGACCGGGCGGCTTTACCGTCAGCGCGCGGCTGACTCAGCCCGGCGATGCGGAGGCAGTGACGTTGGGCACCGGCACCGAGGCTGGTCAGCCGGGCCGCCGCCTTGTCCAGATCAACAGCGCCCCGGCCAGCGCGGTGAGCCTTGGCGAATGGCTGGCGATGACCTGGCTCACCCCTGCAATGGACCGGCTGTTCGCCGACAGCGCTGGCGCAAGGCGGCGCTATATGGACCGGCTCGCACTCGCGCTCAATCCCGGCCATGCGCGCCTTGCCGCACGGCACGAGGCCGCCCTGCGAGAGCGTAACCGGCTGCTGTCCGGCCCACACGATCCCGATCCGCGCTGGCTGGACGCTGTGGAGGCACAGCTTGCTGATGCCGGGGCCGCGCTCGCTCGTGGGCGGGCCACCCTGGTCGCAAGGCTTGGCGCCGAGCTCGCTCTGCTGCCCGAAGAGCCGTTCGCCCGCCCGGTACTGGCCTATGTTCCCGGCGGCCCGCTGGATGCAGCCGCGCTGGCCGAAGCGCTTGCCGCGGGCCGCCGCCGGGACCGCGCCGCCCAGCGCACCCTCACCGGCCCGCAACGCGACGAGCTGGAAGTTACCATGGCTGGCAAGGGCCAACCCGCCGCGCTGTGCTCCACCGGGGAACAAAAGGCGATGCTGATTGCCATCACGCTTGCCCATGCCGGACTTGCCGCCGGGGAGCGGCCAAGCCTGCTGTTGCTGGACGAAGTGGCCGCCCATCTTGACCCCGTGCGCCGCGCCGCCCTGTTCGAGCGGCTGCGCGCCGGCAAGGCGCAGGTCTGGCTGACCGGTACCGAACTGACGCCCTTTGCCGAAATCCGCGTGGAGGCCGCGCGCTGGCGCGTCGCAGCCGGCGGTGTAGAGCGGATCTAG
- a CDS encoding DUF2189 domain-containing protein, giving the protein MGEQVQIVPVKVAGDLRMGDLAAALAAGWRDFAACPAFGLFFSAIYVAAGLFLYFALFSWGQIGWLVPASAGFPLLAPFIAVGLYEVSRRREAGLPMSWGAVLGALRGRGDEQVLMMGGFVFVGFTFWIILAHGIFAIFLAESGLGSESLEIFRTGAGMMMLVVGGAVGALMALAFYSITVMSLPMLVDREVDFLTAIIVSLAAMRANGFVLVVWAVLMSVALFVSMLPMFLGMLIVLPVLGHATWHLYRRVVPLAA; this is encoded by the coding sequence ATGGGCGAACAGGTTCAGATCGTGCCGGTGAAAGTCGCGGGCGATCTTCGGATGGGGGATCTTGCGGCGGCTCTGGCTGCGGGGTGGCGGGACTTCGCCGCCTGCCCGGCCTTCGGGCTGTTTTTTTCGGCGATCTATGTTGCGGCGGGGCTGTTTCTTTATTTCGCGCTGTTTTCATGGGGGCAGATCGGCTGGCTGGTTCCGGCGTCCGCGGGCTTCCCGCTGCTGGCGCCTTTCATCGCCGTGGGCCTTTATGAAGTGAGCCGCAGGCGGGAGGCGGGCCTGCCGATGAGCTGGGGTGCGGTGCTGGGTGCCCTGCGTGGTCGGGGTGACGAGCAGGTGTTGATGATGGGTGGCTTCGTCTTTGTCGGCTTCACCTTCTGGATCATCCTTGCCCATGGCATCTTCGCGATCTTCCTTGCGGAATCGGGCCTCGGTTCTGAATCGCTGGAGATATTCCGCACCGGCGCAGGCATGATGATGCTGGTGGTGGGCGGTGCGGTTGGGGCGCTGATGGCGCTTGCCTTCTATTCGATCACGGTGATGAGCCTGCCGATGCTGGTTGACCGGGAAGTGGACTTCCTCACCGCGATCATCGTCAGCCTAGCCGCTATGCGTGCCAATGGCTTCGTGCTGGTGGTATGGGCCGTGCTGATGTCGGTTGCGCTGTTCGTTTCGATGCTGCCGATGTTCTTGGGGATGTTGATCGTGTTGCCGGTGCTGGGCCATGCGACCTGGCACCTTTATCGCCGCGTCGTGCCCTTGGCTGCCTAG